Sequence from the Pontibacter pudoricolor genome:
CAAAAAAGTAACGGTTAACATATCCTGATGTAGGTAATCCCAGGTTGCTCATACGCGCTGTCCATTCGTCTAACACGACCCGGTCGGCTACACGAAAAGCTGCATGATGTACCGTGCCAAAACCTTGTTGTGCCTGCCGCAGATCAGGGTTATCTTCAACTATAACCGAGGCACCGTTACCTCCTTCACCCATTTCAAATAAATGAAAATCACCTTCCTTGGCAGTCACTTTGAATAACAATACCTTTTCAAGTATTTCCTTAAATGCATCAAAGTTGGCAATGCGCACAAATACTGGCCCTAAACCTGTAATAGCATGTTCCAGCGGGACGGGGCCTTTTTGCCAGGGTGTTCCCGCTTTCACTCCTTTATCTGTCTCATCGGATATCAGTTGGTACTGCTGATCATCAAAATCGACGAACGAAAGTGTCTTCTTACCAAACTGTTCATTAACCCCGGAGTGCTTCACTTCCAGCCGGTCAAATCGTTTTTCCCAATAATCTAATGCAGCATCGGTTGGCACCCGAAACGATGTCTTCGAGATCTCATTTGTGCCGTGTATCCCTTTTGGAATACCCGGAAAATCAAAGAAGGTCATGTCAGTACCTGCACTCCCCACGTCATCGGCAAAAAACAAATGATAGGTTTGTATATCATCCTGATTAACTGTTTTCTTGACCAGGCGCATGCCCAATATATTCGTGAAAAACGCATAGTTCTTTTCCGCGCTACTGGTGATGGCTGTGACGTGGTGTATTCCTTTTAATTGGTTCATTTTCTATTTCCTCTAAATGTGAGTTCTAAGCTTAGTTTTACGAGAGCACTTTTGTATTTGCGATTTCTCCACCTTTAAGCCAATCCTGTGCATCCTGAACCGCTTGTATGGTGCTTTTACCTATGATCTCTTCTTTCTTCAGTAGTTCTATGCCCTCTAAAACTTCCAGGGTAGCCTGTGCCTGAAAGGCGGCAAAACTGTTCTCTCCCAGTTCAGTGATGTAAAACCGGCCTCCCGCCTTTTTTATCTTTTCATAAAAATTCTCGATCACCTCGGTCAGAGTTGCACCAATGTTATTCCGGCCCCTCATCTCTAGGATAATCACAGGTCGCCGGGTTTGTGGAGCAATGAGCGGCCATTGGTTCTCCAGGATCCGGGCACCGGCAAAATGCAGATCACCATCGACCGCAAATATGTGTATAGCCTCACTTTCTATTTCAGCAGGCATGGCTATTTCCTTAAACCAGCTTTCGTTTACAAGCTCCCGTCGGTGCAGCTTTACCAACCGTGACGATGTCAGGAAATAAAGGGTAAACGAGAGAAGGACACCGATCAGTACCGCGTACTGCACGGGCATAAACAACGTAACCAGAAAGGTACTGATCAAGCCGATTCTGGAAGCCCATCCGGCATGCCATACCTGCATATTCTCTTCCAGTTTCAGGGAATTAGCCATGGCATAGATCATGATAGCCGCCAGAACCGGCATGGCTACGTTCCCTATCAAAGCTGGGAGCAGCAGCACGAGTGCCAGCACCAGCAAACCCGAAAAGATGCCTGCCCAACGACTCCTGGCCCCCGATACAATGTTTAGCGAAGTGGACCCTAATGAGCCGCCAACGCCGATGCCGCCGAACAGCCCGGAGGTAACATTGGCGATGCCCTGGCTAATAAAATCTTTGGATGTGTTGGACCGCGAACCATCCGGATTAGGTACACTCTGACTCACACCAGCCGCCTGAATCAGGGAGATAAGAGCCAGGGAAAGCGCACCACTGAATAAGGCTGGCTGTAGCAAAGAGAAATCGGGCAACCGAAAGGGAGGCAATCCATTTGGTATCTCCCCAACATCATGCACAACTTCTACATCAGCCCATTTCATGAAAAAAATAAAAAGCGACGGCAGAGCAATGGAAACTATAGCCGATTTATTGCCTAAGGGCGTTCTGGGCAGCACTAACATAAAAAAGATGGTAGCCAGTCCGGGAATGAGTGCGTGCCAGTTGGTTAAATGTATTTTCTGAAACAGGTTTATAGTTTGTAGTACTTTATTCGCCCCCTCCGCCGGGATAGCGAAAAGCGTTGGCAACTGACTTAAGATGGTAAGGATGGAAATGCCCGCCAGAAAGCCCGTCATAACAGAGTGCGAAACAAATCGCACCAGGTTTCCAAGCTTCAGCAACCCCATCAGGATCATAAGTGCACCTGAGAGAATGACCAGTAAAAGCAGGGCATCTACGCGCTGCGCTTCCGGGTAAGCCTGTGTAAGCTGATATAATAGAAAAGCAGCTGCACTGGTGGTGGAAATGATCATCAATTTCGAGCTGTTGAAGATACCACCTACCAGGCAACCGTAAACTGCTGCAAACAACCCCATAATGGGGCTTACCCCAGCCAGCAGTCCACAGGCCATTCCGTCCGGTATCTCGTTCATGGCCACCGTCAGTCCGGCATTGGCATCATCTTTCAGCGTTGATACTTTTGTCTGCTTCTGGCGGCTTTCCTCAACGGTGCGTTTGAGCGTTGCCTCCCCCGGAAGCAGGTCTTCCGGAGGCTCTATTGGCTTCTCTCTGTTTACCGGTTTTATGTTCATGTATTACAAAACGATGTTGGATAAGGCAACTATGCAGATGAGACACACAGACATACGCTCTATCATTAATCGCCCAACTCGGTTGGTTCAATGTTCTTTTTAGATGCTTTCTGTTTAGGAGCACTCTTCTTAGGCGCACTTTGTTTAGGCGCTTTGCCGGGCTTTCTAGCGGCTTCACCGATTCCCGCTTCAGGATCTATCCGGTGCTTCGGATCGAAACGGTAAAATTCTTCAAATCCCAGTTTGGCAACAGCTCTTTCCTCATTTGCTCTGATATACCCCACCGAAAGCGCATAGGCATTCCAATCGGCTTTCAGCTCGTTGAACTTGTCAGGGAATTGTGCGGCAACATTGTTTTCTTCTTTTAGATCCTCCTTAAGGTTGAACAAATGCCATTCGTCTCCTTCGCCATAGGGTGGCGGCATAAAGATCAGCTTCCAGACACCTTTCATAATGGCCTTGCATTCAGTTATTTCAAAGCCAAGAACATCAAAAGTATTTCGTACCGGCTGTTTGGTTTCTTCCTGCAGATAGGGCTTTAGGGAAGTTCCGTAAAGTGGCTTTAATTCTTTCTCCTTCGGATACCTGATATTGGCAAAGTCTAAGATAGTAGACAGGATGTCGGTAACGTGAAGCACTTCATCGGTAACGATTCCGCGTTTGTGCATGCGCCTGCCCGACACTATAAGGGGCGTTTGCGTGCCGCCTTCATAGGTTGTGATCTTGAAGTAAGACAACGGGGTATTGGCCACTTCGGCCCAGGCCCCGCCTATGGAAATAAATGAGTTGATCCTGCCATAATTCTCCAGGCGATTATCATATTCCCTGGCAATCGACTCCTTGGTATTCGGAGCGTAAAAGTGAGGTTCCTTAGGGTTGGCGCCGTTATCTGACAAAAAGAAAATGATGGTATCGTCGAATTTATTAAGTTCTTTCAGTTTATCGAACAAGCGCCCTAAATTCCAGTCCAGGTTTTCGATCATGGCGGCAT
This genomic interval carries:
- a CDS encoding ring-cleaving dioxygenase, producing the protein MNQLKGIHHVTAITSSAEKNYAFFTNILGMRLVKKTVNQDDIQTYHLFFADDVGSAGTDMTFFDFPGIPKGIHGTNEISKTSFRVPTDAALDYWEKRFDRLEVKHSGVNEQFGKKTLSFVDFDDQQYQLISDETDKGVKAGTPWQKGPVPLEHAITGLGPVFVRIANFDAFKEILEKVLLFKVTAKEGDFHLFEMGEGGNGASVIVEDNPDLRQAQQGFGTVHHAAFRVADRVVLDEWTARMSNLGLPTSGYVNRYFFESLYTRVAPQILFELATDGPGFMGDEPYETLGEKLSLPPFLEPKRAQIEKLVRPIDTVRSTIEFKKE
- a CDS encoding SulP family inorganic anion transporter — translated: MNIKPVNREKPIEPPEDLLPGEATLKRTVEESRQKQTKVSTLKDDANAGLTVAMNEIPDGMACGLLAGVSPIMGLFAAVYGCLVGGIFNSSKLMIISTTSAAAFLLYQLTQAYPEAQRVDALLLLVILSGALMILMGLLKLGNLVRFVSHSVMTGFLAGISILTILSQLPTLFAIPAEGANKVLQTINLFQKIHLTNWHALIPGLATIFFMLVLPRTPLGNKSAIVSIALPSLFIFFMKWADVEVVHDVGEIPNGLPPFRLPDFSLLQPALFSGALSLALISLIQAAGVSQSVPNPDGSRSNTSKDFISQGIANVTSGLFGGIGVGGSLGSTSLNIVSGARSRWAGIFSGLLVLALVLLLPALIGNVAMPVLAAIMIYAMANSLKLEENMQVWHAGWASRIGLISTFLVTLFMPVQYAVLIGVLLSFTLYFLTSSRLVKLHRRELVNESWFKEIAMPAEIESEAIHIFAVDGDLHFAGARILENQWPLIAPQTRRPVIILEMRGRNNIGATLTEVIENFYEKIKKAGGRFYITELGENSFAAFQAQATLEVLEGIELLKKEEIIGKSTIQAVQDAQDWLKGGEIANTKVLS
- a CDS encoding arylsulfatase; translated protein: MSSQGQPNFLLIVVDDMGYSDCQPFGGEISTPNLQQLADNGARFRNFHTSALCAPTRSMLLSGCDNHQAGLGNMPTAHATNQYMQPGYEGYLNKDVLTITEILKEAGYHTYMAGKWHLGELEGFRPHARGFERTFSFLGGGVSHFKDQRALSEFEQPHTEYSENGETVETLPDDFYSSDYYTDKMIQYITEQGDGDPFFAYLAFTSPHDPLHVPDNWLDKYKGVYDGGYDAIREQRLQRMKELGLVPNDLTPNEGSGEFKKWNELTEEERTEASRKMEIYAAMIENLDWNLGRLFDKLKELNKFDDTIIFFLSDNGANPKEPHFYAPNTKESIAREYDNRLENYGRINSFISIGGAWAEVANTPLSYFKITTYEGGTQTPLIVSGRRMHKRGIVTDEVLHVTDILSTILDFANIRYPKEKELKPLYGTSLKPYLQEETKQPVRNTFDVLGFEITECKAIMKGVWKLIFMPPPYGEGDEWHLFNLKEDLKEENNVAAQFPDKFNELKADWNAYALSVGYIRANEERAVAKLGFEEFYRFDPKHRIDPEAGIGEAARKPGKAPKQSAPKKSAPKQKASKKNIEPTELGD